A window from Listeria seeligeri serovar 1/2b str. SLCC3954 encodes these proteins:
- the gadC gene encoding glutamate:gamma-aminobutyrate antiporter: MSKQATSLTLFGFFAITASMVMTVYEYPTFATSGFHLVFFLLLGGFLWFLPVALCAAEMATVDGWQEGGIFSWVGNTLGERFGFAAIFFQWFQITVGFVTMIYFILGALSYVFDFPALESNPLIKFIGVLVIFWGLTFSQLGGTKNTAKIAKFGFIIGILIPAVILFFLGIAYVIGGNPLHVHFSAEAFIPDFSKASTLVIFVSFILAYMGVEASASHVNEMKNPKRDYPLAMIMLVILAIGLNTIGGLTISAVLPLKDLSLSSGVVQTFQALILHFGSGLGWVVKLIAIMIALGVMGEVSAWVVGPSRGMYTAAEQGLLPKKMKKVNKHGVPVPLIMVQGVVVTIWAAILTFGGGGNNLSFLTAISLTVVIYLVGYLLFFIGYLVLIFKKENLHRTYQIPGGKVVKTIIASIGLVTSIFALCISFVPPASIAEKSHMTYSVILSISFIVTVLIPFIIYAVHDKKNIEPKKVTHIESKDINKCTHPRARGEHHINPDEKHIMNQDKL; this comes from the coding sequence ATGTCTAAGCAAGCAACTTCTTTAACATTATTTGGATTTTTCGCTATTACGGCGTCAATGGTTATGACCGTTTATGAGTATCCAACTTTTGCTACTTCTGGTTTTCATTTAGTATTTTTCTTATTACTTGGTGGTTTTTTATGGTTTTTACCAGTTGCATTATGTGCAGCAGAAATGGCCACTGTCGATGGTTGGCAAGAAGGTGGGATATTTTCCTGGGTTGGAAATACCCTCGGAGAACGCTTTGGATTCGCAGCGATTTTCTTTCAGTGGTTTCAAATCACAGTTGGATTTGTAACGATGATCTATTTCATTCTCGGAGCGCTTTCTTATGTATTTGATTTTCCAGCGCTTGAGTCAAACCCACTTATTAAATTTATTGGCGTGTTAGTAATTTTCTGGGGACTGACCTTTTCACAATTAGGGGGAACGAAAAACACTGCTAAAATTGCCAAATTTGGTTTTATTATCGGTATTCTCATTCCAGCAGTCATTTTATTTTTTTTAGGTATTGCTTATGTAATTGGCGGAAATCCACTTCATGTTCATTTTTCTGCTGAGGCATTTATACCAGATTTTTCAAAAGCTTCAACCTTAGTGATCTTCGTGTCATTTATTCTCGCTTACATGGGTGTTGAAGCGTCCGCAAGTCATGTAAATGAAATGAAAAACCCTAAGCGAGATTATCCACTTGCAATGATTATGCTTGTTATTCTTGCAATTGGGCTGAATACTATTGGCGGTTTAACTATTTCTGCGGTTTTACCATTAAAAGATTTATCCCTTAGTTCTGGTGTAGTCCAAACTTTCCAAGCATTAATTCTTCATTTTGGCTCTGGACTTGGCTGGGTAGTCAAACTAATTGCCATCATGATTGCACTCGGAGTTATGGGTGAAGTGAGCGCTTGGGTAGTTGGTCCTTCACGCGGCATGTACACCGCAGCAGAACAAGGACTGCTTCCAAAAAAAATGAAAAAAGTGAACAAACACGGCGTTCCCGTCCCGCTAATTATGGTTCAAGGAGTCGTTGTTACCATTTGGGCAGCCATTCTTACATTTGGTGGCGGCGGAAATAATTTGTCATTTTTAACAGCTATTTCTTTAACTGTAGTAATTTATTTAGTCGGCTACCTGCTTTTTTTCATCGGTTATCTCGTACTTATTTTCAAAAAAGAAAATTTACACCGCACATACCAAATCCCAGGTGGCAAAGTCGTTAAAACCATTATTGCGTCAATCGGTTTAGTTACCTCCATTTTCGCTTTATGTATTTCCTTTGTCCCACCAGCATCTATCGCCGAAAAAAGTCATATGACGTACAGTGTCATTCTGTCAATCAGCTTTATCGTGACGGTTTTAATTCCATTTATCATTTATGCCGTTCATGATAAAAAGAACATCGAGCCGAAAAAAGTGACTCACATCGAGTCAAAAGACATCAACAAATGCACACATCCAAGAGCTCGTGGCGAACATCACATTAATCCCGACGAAAAACATATTATGAATCAAGATAAATTATAG
- a CDS encoding Rrf2 family transcriptional regulator — MKLSKSMDQVFCIMTMLYTQKADVPISSVTIHHRLRDSSPSYISKILRKLVVSGLINSVSGNNGGFTLAKNPEEINLLDIVEAVEGKIDTYPDSDLIHTVFSDYHEFAESGIHTITSAFRNADKEYANYLYSQKLSVLVEQVIGKERTTIIDWNEA; from the coding sequence ATGAAGTTGAGTAAAAGTATGGACCAGGTATTTTGTATTATGACGATGTTGTACACCCAGAAGGCAGATGTTCCCATTTCTTCCGTAACTATCCATCACCGTTTGCGTGACTCGTCACCATCTTACATTAGTAAAATCTTAAGAAAACTGGTTGTTAGCGGACTGATTAATTCAGTATCTGGAAACAACGGGGGGTTCACACTTGCCAAGAATCCAGAGGAAATCAATTTGTTAGACATTGTAGAAGCAGTGGAAGGGAAAATCGACACATACCCAGACTCAGACTTAATCCACACTGTTTTCTCCGACTATCACGAATTTGCAGAGTCCGGTATTCATACCATTACAAGTGCTTTTAGGAATGCGGATAAAGAATATGCTAATTATCTCTACTCACAAAAATTATCTGTTTTAGTCGAGCAAGTTATTGGGAAAGAACGGACAACTATCATAGATTGGAACGAAGCGTAA